The following proteins are encoded in a genomic region of Desulfatiglans anilini DSM 4660:
- a CDS encoding 3-deoxy-D-manno-octulosonic acid transferase, translating into MRTFDLFYNLCWTPAAAAMLPFSRMDGKAKGLRRLIWQEDERPPRPGGIWLHALSVGEAMSAVPLARELRRVFPDRPLVMSASTEKGLALARAEMAGVADRVLGMPFDFWRPVRRMMDFIRPSVFVLVETDIWPGILGLLKDRGIPALLVNGRVSPRTARGYRRAAPLLRPIFDCFRLCLMQTARDRQRLLAPRLIDPERCEAVGNIKFDREWPPMEAEERLAWLRRLSLSGEETLWVAGSTHPGEEAVLMDVYRKLRSRFPSLRLVIAPRDISRADELAAMARQRGLQACLRSAPDAFAGQGAGIILLDTVGELGRVYGLAAVAFVGGSLVPVGGHNLLEPAAFACPVLFGPHTHNFEDMADALSEEGGGVCIRDRASLHEAVSAILSDEGRRRQAGSAARAFVMANRGALDRVIDRIGRCVAEAVR; encoded by the coding sequence ATGCGGACCTTCGACCTTTTTTACAACCTCTGCTGGACCCCGGCCGCTGCGGCCATGCTCCCGTTCAGCCGGATGGACGGCAAGGCGAAGGGACTCCGCCGCCTGATCTGGCAGGAGGATGAAAGGCCGCCGCGCCCCGGCGGCATCTGGCTCCACGCCCTGTCGGTCGGCGAGGCGATGTCCGCCGTCCCCCTGGCCCGGGAGCTGCGGCGCGTCTTCCCGGACCGGCCGCTCGTCATGAGCGCCAGCACGGAGAAGGGATTGGCGCTGGCCCGGGCGGAGATGGCCGGGGTCGCCGACCGGGTGCTCGGCATGCCGTTCGATTTCTGGCGGCCGGTCCGGCGCATGATGGATTTTATCCGTCCTTCGGTCTTCGTGCTGGTCGAAACGGACATCTGGCCGGGCATCCTCGGGCTCCTGAAGGACCGCGGCATCCCGGCGCTGCTCGTGAACGGCCGCGTGAGCCCGCGGACCGCGCGGGGCTACCGGCGCGCCGCCCCCCTGCTGCGCCCAATCTTCGACTGCTTCCGGCTCTGCCTGATGCAGACGGCGCGCGACCGCCAGAGACTCCTCGCGCCGCGTCTCATCGATCCCGAGCGCTGCGAGGCCGTCGGAAACATCAAGTTCGACCGGGAGTGGCCGCCCATGGAGGCGGAGGAGCGGCTCGCATGGCTGCGGCGGCTGAGCCTCTCAGGGGAGGAGACGCTGTGGGTGGCGGGCAGCACCCATCCAGGGGAGGAGGCGGTCCTGATGGATGTCTACCGGAAGCTTCGCAGCCGCTTCCCAAGCCTGCGCCTCGTGATCGCGCCCCGTGATATCAGCCGCGCGGATGAACTGGCGGCGATGGCTCGTCAGAGGGGCCTTCAGGCGTGCTTGAGAAGCGCTCCGGATGCCTTCGCCGGGCAAGGCGCGGGGATCATTCTGCTCGATACCGTCGGTGAACTCGGCCGGGTCTACGGGTTGGCCGCCGTCGCCTTCGTGGGGGGCAGTCTCGTGCCTGTGGGCGGGCACAACCTGCTGGAACCGGCGGCGTTCGCCTGTCCGGTGTTGTTCGGCCCGCACACCCACAACTTCGAGGACATGGCCGATGCCTTGAGCGAAGAGGGCGGCGGGGTGTGTATCCGGGACCGGGCCTCCCTCCATGAGGCCGTCTCGGCGATCCTCTCGGACGAAGGCCGGCGCCGGCAGGCGGGCTCCGCTGCGCGCGCTTTCGTGATGGCCAACCGGGGGGCCCTCGACCGGGTGATCGACCGGATCGGGCGGTGCGTCGCGGAGGCCGTCCGATGA
- a CDS encoding sensor histidine kinase — translation MNTYREARQQDLKRRRRERYLIVGLFVLISGLVYYGTRFLDMGPDISLSNSILIFALININVILLLLLVFLTLRNLVKLLFERRKRIMGAKLRSKLVLAFVTLSLLPTIILFFVSVQFISSSIEYWFNVQIEQSLKNALEVGQEYYSRTAEEVLQLGNGLSRVITYEGFLQPEKGGQLEKLVADKQKEYGLASIRVYTETLLPKSASTDQRLDLSGFEGPGAESLRRSLDLGTDSQDIESSSHGDLVSGIIPIFSGAETRAVVGLIVLGKFVPATFVNRLKAISSGLQEYRQLKMLKKPIKISHMITLSIVTLLIIFSSVWFGFYLSKEITIPIQELAEGTNRIASGDYSFFIDLESTDEIGVLVNSFNRMTLDLKNSKEKLEEANRELVKSNIELEQRRQYMEFVLANVAAGVVSADANGKILTINKSAEKMLNIEAEHIIGKRYKEVLDQDYINIVDGFLGDRRLFAKGFLKKQIRLSAGGSRLTLLVSLNVLRDDQGRYLGLVAVFEDLSEIEKAQRMAAWREVARRIAHEVKNPLTPIQLSAQRLKKRYGEKLSGEDYRIFNECTGMIVRQVEELKGLVNEFSNFARMPAANRAPSDLRGIVEESLSLYREAHREVVFRFEDAPEFPVFPLDREQMKRVLINLLDNAIEAVEGDGEITVRLAFDAVQQVVRIEVADNGKGVSPDHRSKLFEPYFSTKKHGTGLGLAIVNTIVNDHDGFIRVEKNVPRGTRFIIELPVRA, via the coding sequence ATGAATACCTACCGGGAAGCTCGGCAACAGGATCTGAAGCGAAGACGTCGAGAGCGCTATCTCATTGTCGGCCTCTTCGTATTGATTTCGGGCCTCGTCTACTACGGGACACGCTTTCTGGACATGGGTCCGGACATTTCGCTGTCCAACAGCATCCTGATCTTCGCCCTCATCAACATCAACGTCATCCTCCTGCTCCTTCTGGTCTTCCTGACGCTCAGAAATCTGGTGAAGCTCCTGTTCGAGCGCCGCAAGCGGATCATGGGGGCCAAGCTGCGGAGCAAGCTCGTCCTGGCGTTCGTGACCCTGTCCCTTCTCCCGACGATCATCCTCTTCTTCGTTTCGGTGCAGTTCATCTCCTCCTCGATCGAGTACTGGTTCAACGTCCAGATCGAGCAGTCGCTCAAGAACGCCCTGGAGGTCGGCCAGGAGTATTACAGCCGGACGGCGGAGGAGGTCCTCCAGCTCGGCAACGGCCTGAGCCGGGTCATCACCTATGAAGGTTTTCTGCAGCCGGAGAAGGGGGGTCAGCTCGAGAAGCTGGTTGCGGACAAGCAGAAGGAGTACGGCCTGGCCTCGATCAGGGTCTACACCGAGACGCTGCTGCCGAAGAGCGCCTCGACGGATCAGCGGCTCGATCTGAGCGGCTTCGAAGGGCCGGGGGCGGAGAGCCTGCGCCGAAGCCTCGATCTCGGCACCGACTCCCAGGACATCGAGAGCTCCTCCCACGGCGACCTTGTCAGCGGGATCATCCCGATCTTTTCCGGGGCCGAGACCAGGGCCGTCGTCGGTCTGATCGTCCTCGGAAAATTCGTCCCGGCCACGTTCGTCAACCGTCTGAAGGCGATCAGCAGCGGCCTCCAGGAGTACCGTCAATTGAAGATGCTCAAAAAGCCGATCAAGATCAGCCATATGATCACGTTGTCGATCGTGACGCTCCTGATCATCTTCTCCTCGGTCTGGTTCGGGTTCTATCTATCGAAGGAGATCACGATCCCCATCCAGGAACTGGCGGAGGGAACCAACCGCATCGCCTCCGGGGACTACAGTTTTTTCATCGACCTGGAGTCGACCGACGAGATCGGGGTGCTCGTCAACTCCTTCAACCGGATGACCCTCGACCTGAAGAACAGCAAGGAGAAGCTCGAAGAGGCCAACCGGGAACTGGTCAAGAGCAACATCGAACTCGAACAGCGGCGTCAATACATGGAGTTCGTGTTGGCCAACGTCGCGGCCGGGGTGGTGTCGGCCGATGCGAACGGGAAGATCCTGACCATCAACAAGTCCGCGGAAAAGATGCTGAACATCGAGGCGGAGCATATCATCGGCAAGCGCTACAAGGAGGTGCTGGATCAGGATTACATCAACATCGTGGACGGCTTCCTGGGCGACAGGCGTCTTTTTGCAAAGGGATTTCTGAAAAAGCAGATCCGCCTCTCCGCCGGAGGCAGCCGGCTGACTCTGCTGGTCTCCCTCAATGTCCTGCGGGACGACCAGGGGCGGTATCTCGGTCTGGTGGCGGTGTTCGAGGACCTGAGCGAAATCGAAAAGGCCCAGCGGATGGCGGCATGGCGCGAGGTGGCGCGCCGCATCGCGCACGAGGTGAAGAACCCCCTCACCCCCATCCAGCTCTCCGCGCAGCGGCTTAAGAAGCGCTACGGGGAGAAGCTCTCCGGAGAGGACTACCGGATATTCAACGAGTGCACGGGGATGATCGTCCGCCAGGTGGAGGAGCTGAAGGGGCTCGTCAACGAGTTTTCCAACTTCGCCCGGATGCCGGCCGCAAACCGTGCTCCGTCCGACCTGCGCGGGATTGTCGAGGAGTCCCTGAGCCTGTACCGCGAGGCCCACCGCGAGGTGGTGTTCCGCTTCGAGGATGCGCCCGAGTTTCCTGTGTTCCCTCTGGATCGGGAGCAGATGAAGCGGGTCCTCATCAACCTCCTCGACAATGCCATCGAGGCCGTGGAGGGGGACGGCGAGATCACGGTGCGGCTCGCCTTCGATGCGGTGCAGCAGGTGGTGCGGATCGAGGTGGCCGACAACGGCAAGGGGGTTTCGCCCGATCATCGGAGCAAGCTCTTCGAGCCCTACTTTTCCACCAAGAAGCACGGCACCGGGCTTGGATTGGCGATCGTCAACACCATCGTCAACGACCACGACGGGTTCATCCGGGTCGAGAAGAACGTGCCCAGGGGCACGCGCTTCATCATCGAGCTGCCGGTGCGGGCCTGA
- the lpxK gene encoding tetraacyldisaccharide 4'-kinase, translated as MKGLRIDWSRVHARRDWTAATPCLALGAAVYGPMACIHRLAYERGVLKARRLPGFVLSVGNLTAGGTGKTPAVACLAQWTRSRGFSAAVLSRGYKRSAGNGPLVVSDGTALLAGPWSAGDEPCLLARRLEGVPVIVGADRWQAGMLAHRQFGAEIFILDDGFQHHRLARDVDLVLLDGREPFGNGHLLPWGPLREPQRVLRRADALILTGCGRASGREEAALRALERGFPGKPVFKASHRPEECMFPYEGRPVPLDRLRGVPALGFAGIAAPERFWETLLSLGVDIVDFRVFPDHHRYTAGDILSLRRAGEAVGARYLLTTEKDWVKIEALELDSRKIGFLRIRFEPVPGEERSLFEVIEEAIRKRKTIDAMDL; from the coding sequence ATGAAAGGCCTGCGGATCGACTGGTCGCGGGTTCATGCCCGCAGGGACTGGACGGCCGCCACGCCTTGTCTGGCCCTTGGAGCCGCCGTCTACGGCCCGATGGCATGTATCCACCGGCTGGCCTATGAGCGGGGCGTCCTGAAGGCGCGCCGGCTCCCGGGGTTCGTCCTCAGCGTGGGCAATCTCACGGCGGGGGGGACCGGAAAGACGCCGGCCGTGGCCTGCCTGGCGCAGTGGACGCGAAGCCGGGGCTTCAGCGCGGCGGTTCTTTCCAGAGGGTACAAGCGCTCGGCCGGAAACGGTCCGCTCGTGGTATCGGATGGAACAGCGCTCCTGGCAGGCCCCTGGTCGGCCGGGGATGAGCCCTGCCTCCTGGCTCGGCGCCTCGAGGGGGTCCCGGTGATCGTCGGGGCGGACCGGTGGCAGGCCGGGATGCTGGCGCACCGGCAATTCGGCGCAGAAATTTTCATCCTGGATGACGGATTTCAACACCATCGGCTGGCGCGGGATGTCGATCTGGTCCTTTTGGATGGACGGGAGCCTTTCGGAAACGGCCATCTGCTCCCGTGGGGGCCGCTGAGGGAGCCGCAGCGGGTGCTCCGGCGGGCCGACGCCCTGATCCTGACCGGCTGCGGGCGGGCGTCCGGGCGTGAGGAGGCCGCCCTTCGGGCCCTCGAACGGGGTTTTCCCGGCAAGCCGGTATTCAAGGCCTCGCATAGGCCGGAAGAGTGCATGTTTCCGTACGAAGGCCGGCCTGTGCCCCTCGACCGGCTGCGCGGGGTGCCGGCGCTCGGCTTTGCCGGGATCGCTGCGCCGGAGAGATTCTGGGAGACCCTGCTCTCGCTCGGTGTCGATATCGTGGATTTCCGCGTCTTTCCAGATCATCATCGCTACACGGCCGGGGATATCCTGTCGCTTCGCCGGGCGGGAGAGGCCGTTGGCGCGCGTTATCTGTTGACGACGGAAAAGGACTGGGTGAAGATCGAGGCGCTGGAACTGGATTCCCGGAAGATCGGATTCCTGAGGATCCGTTTCGAACCTGTGCCGGGTGAAGAAAGGAGTCTATTCGAGGTCATTGAAGAAGCGATCCGGAAGAGAAAAACCATCGACGCGATGGATTTATAG